The nucleotide sequence gtacctgtcacctgaataatgtacattgtacccaatatgttattttttatccTCTACCTTCCTCTGATTCTCCCCCTTCTGAGTCCCCAGTGTCTATTATATCTTTCTATATGACCATagccattgcttagctcccacatgtgagaacatgtggtgtttggtgtTTTACTcttgggttatttcacttaggataatggcctccaattccatccaaattgccacaaaagacattatttcattctttttcatggctgagtaatactcaattatatatacatatatacacatatacacatacagatataTGGATACAAatacttatacacacacatatgtatacacatacaccacagtttctttatctactAATGGGTTGATAGGCACTTAAGTTGGTTctatatctttgcagttgtgaactTTGCTGAGATAAACATACGATAAACAAACGCAGATAAACAAACACAGGTGtctttataaaatgacttcttttccttttgggagATCCCTAGTactgggattcctggatcaaatggtatatccacttttagttctttgagatatctccacactcttttccataggggttgtactaatttacattcccaccaacagtgtgtaagcgtTCCCTTTGCACTGCATTTGCATCAGCATCTAttcctttttgaatttttaataatggccattctgacacgggtaaggtgatatctcattttagttttaatttgaattccccttatgattagtgatgttgagcctcTTTTCACATGTTTtgtagccatttgtatatcttcttttgaaaaaatgtctgtttatgtcttttgcccacatttcaatggggttatttgttttttggtgttgatttgagttccttatagattctggatgttagtcctttgtcagatgtatagcttgtgaatatgtTCTCTCAATGCTCAGTATACCATAGATTATTAATCAGGTTGCACAATCAGGCttggtgtttctttttaaagaatatacaaAGACAAGTTTTCTAcagtaaaaatttaataaatgaaataaaataataaattgattaaatataaagaatgtgTTTTGTTATATTAACCACAATGTAAAGGTACACGGATattttatgaacaaaaataatttaagtcttataaatagtttaataaataaatatttaaatagacaaAGAGATACATAAATATGGTCATCTCTAAGGGACTGGTGCCTTTAGAGTTGAACACGATGATGCTTAACAGTCCTGAAAATATCTGACAAATTTGATTCAATTCATGTCATGAATATAACAGAAATAAGAATCTTTGAAGTGGCAGAACTTGTGGAAGTGTGAGATGGTGTATTAGTCAATGAGACTTGTTTCCACAGTGGACCAGGTCTCATTCCTCTCTCCTTAATCTTTCTTGCAAGGTTGTTGATGAAGAGGTGGATTTCATGATTTCTGCTCTGACAACCTCCCAGGCACAAGGGCTGTATCTCTTCTCTTTCAGGTAGACAGTGATTCTTTGGAAGTATTTCCTCACAGCCAGGATGGAGTCCTCATTCATCACGGGAGTCTCTTCCACTCCCACGTCCTGCATCAGACAGGCCTCCAGCTCATCCAGCTGCTGATAGAGTCCAGTGCAGAATTTGTCTAGGAGGGTCTGATCCCAGGCATCAGATGAGTCCTTTGTGCTGAAGAGGTTGAAGATCTGCTGGATCATCTCATGGAGGACAGAGATGGCTTGAGCCTTCTGGAACTGGTTGCCATCAAACTCCTCCTGGGGGAATCTGAAGTCATTTCTGTCCtccaggcaggagagaggagagattcTCCTCATTTGTGCCAGGAGTCTCAGGGCCCTCCTGTTACCCAGGCCATGGGTCTGAGGCAGATCACAGCCCAGAGAGCAGATGGACATGCAGCTGAGCCCCACCAGGGCCATCAGTACAGACAAGGGCAAGGCCATTGGGGATGTTGCAGATGCTGCTGGGCTGGCTGAGGTGGGTGACCCTGAGCCTTGGTCTCTAGGTTCTCTGAAGACCTTGTTTTGTGCATAGTCTTTAAATAGGGAACATACTACTTTCCGTTTTCTGAATGTCCTCACTTTactttctacttctgtttttgctttctttatgcACTCTCTACATGGGTTTAGAGCAGTttctcaaccatttttttttttattactgtctcCTTCCTATCTTGTCCCCAGCgtctttttagaaatttatatctTAATTGAAACTCccattaaattttaataacatatactGTATATCTATTTATGTACCCTATGTATATctctattttatacataaaagtgtaaagtttattctttttattaattgcagagttaagaatggaaaaaacattaaactaaaagttaaatttaaaagctgTTGACATTTTACTTAGCTCTATAAATTTGCAGAGCAACTTTTAATTAactttatttacttatataaattaCAATGTATCAAATtatgttgaaaattaaaaatatgtcaatatgtatataataataccAATGTAATGATATACTTAAAATCattctaaactttattttttaaaggagaaaagtgaaatcattttctctacattgatttttaatgtacttaacttttaattttacttcataTGAGAAACTAATTTTACTTCATTACCGCTACTTATTCAGAGATTgtcaaggtttttttcttttcagcacttGACATAATTATTGATGTGTTGGAAAACTTCGGTAGAATTAAGtgataagatataaaatatttgcatttaattttcaaagcccACTTCATATTCAGAAGCACTGAGTCCCAAACATAAGCAACATCCAGAGGACAGTCAGTGACAGCCCATAAGTAAGCAAAGGCCACCTCTCACAATATGACTCTGGGATCAAGCAAACGAAGAGAAAATCCTCCAGTAAGCCATCTATTCATCATAGCACTGATCTTGCATGTATTTTGTCTATCTTCCATGAATTCAATGTCAGTATTCTCATTTGatatacaaaaaaacccaaagagaaaaatgaatactaAGGAATAATATTACATTGAATAGGGTTGAACTTACGAGGGCCACAGTCTATTGTAGTATCTAAGATTTGTTCATATCTCAAGAATTAATTTTCACATCCTTGGGAGTAATAGCATCACCAGTGAAAATACatcatttagaaaatatcataaatttgaaactttctctctttttttgcatTAAAGTTCAAATTTTCCAAAGAATGTACATAGGTATCAAACCAAGTACATTTTATCAatcagaaggaaaacatttttgtcttaaattGATAACTggataaatattgaatattacCCTGTGAAGCATTAGTTTACAGCTCCAATCCTGAAGtctggttttacttttttattttgcacaGGAAATTAGGTTGCCTCAACCCTCTAGATTCCTACTGTTTAAATGGTAGGTATGGGACCATCTTCTGCAAATCGGCTCTTTAATAACTGGACTGTGTCCTATTCACTGTGTTATCCtcagcaccaggcctagtataatcactttaaaaataatttttactgaagAAATTTCTCAGATTTTCTCTTCCTGCTAAAGACATTTATGAATAATCCAGCTATTTTGCTTCACTATGGCCATATTTGCTGGGATTATAGTAGACAATGGCTATATGTCCACTCTACTCTTA is from Lemur catta isolate mLemCat1 chromosome 10, mLemCat1.pri, whole genome shotgun sequence and encodes:
- the LOC123645752 gene encoding interferon alpha-5-like yields the protein MALPLSVLMALVGLSCMSICSLGCDLPQTHGLGNRRALRLLAQMRRISPLSCLEDRNDFRFPQEEFDGNQFQKAQAISVLHEMIQQIFNLFSTKDSSDAWDQTLLDKFCTGLYQQLDELEACLMQDVGVEETPVMNEDSILAVRKYFQRITVYLKEKRYSPCAWEVVRAEIMKSTSSSTTLQERLRREE